Proteins encoded in a region of the Populus nigra chromosome 3, ddPopNigr1.1, whole genome shotgun sequence genome:
- the LOC133688202 gene encoding pentatricopeptide repeat-containing protein At3g54980, mitochondrial-like isoform X2, which yields MRSPISSSIPHLTLRSIKSPKSLSSQPELPNIPVSETPLSQNPHPNTNFPGKSAPTSQDSFLTQTQYIDTLLNHQNDPQSALSYFTWASQKRGLIKSVDALCVLLHILTKSTETCGKARNLLNRFASDDWGPVPSVVVARLIESSRRLDFESDSRVFNYLLNSYVKTKRINDAVDCFNSLIEKDIVPCLTVMNIFLSELVKNNMIREARDVYNKMASKGVKGDCATISVMIRASMREGKLEEAEGWFREAKNKGVELDARAYSIVIEAVCKKPDSVAALGLLREMRDKGWVPHEVIFTRVIGVCMKQGKMLEAVKVKGEMLSCGKPMNVVVATTLMKGYCKQGDLDSALELFDKMNENGICPNNVTYAVIIEWCCKNGNMDKAYEIYNQMKDMDISPTVFNVNSLIRGYLKARSPEEASKLFDEAVACGIANVFTYNSLLSWLCKEGKMSEACSIWEKMVRKGVRPSVVSYNNMILGHCQQGDMDSANGVFVEMLEKGLKPNLITYSVLMDGYFKKGDTEYAFGLYDRMRGENIAPSDFTCNIIINGLCKAGRTSESQDRLKKLVQEGFIPTCMTYNCIIDGFVKEGSVNSALAVYTEMCKIGVSPNVFTYTNLINGFCKSNNMDLALKVMDEMKNKGIELDVTVYCALIDGFCRKGDMVNASQLLSELQEVGLSPNKVVYSSMISGFRKLQNMEAALHLHKRMINEGIPCDLQIYTTLISGLLKEGQLENAQKILEDMDRKCMAPTVFIYNTLITGHFKEGNLQEAFRLHNEMLDKGLVPDDTTYDILVNGKVKDGNLFSGASSA from the exons aTGAGATCACCAATTTCTTCATCAATCCCTCACCTCACTCTCCGCTCAATCAAAAGCCCAAAATCCCTCTCTTCACAACCTGAACTCCCCAATATCCCCGTCTCAGAAACCCCACTTTCTCAGAATCCCCATCCAAACACCAATTTCCCAGGAAAATCCGCACCAACCTCGCAAGATTCATTTTTGACACAAACCCAATACATAGACACCCTTCTAAACCACCAAAATGATCCGCAATCAGCTCTTAGTTACTTCACTTGGGCTAGTCAAAAGAGAGGGCTTATCAAAAGCGTTGATGCATTATGTGTTTTGCTTCACATTTTGACTAAGTCTACAGAGACTTGTGGAAAGGCTAGGAATCTGCTTAATCGATTCGCTTCGGATGATTGGGGACCCGTGCCTAGTGTTGTTGTTGCTAGGCTAATTGAGAGTTCAAGAAGGTTGGATTTTGAATCTGATTCTCGGGTTTTTAATTACCTGTTGAATAGTTATGTTAAAACTAAGAGGATTAACGATGCTGTTGACTGTTTTAATTCATTGATTGAGAAAGATATAGTTCCTTGTCTTACTgtcatgaatatatttttgagtgAATTAGTTAAGAATAATATGATTCGTGAGGCGCGGGATGTGTATAATAAGATGGCTTCGAAAGGGGTTAAAGGTGACTGTGCCACAATTAGTGTGATGATTCGTGCATCCATGAGAGAAGGAAAATTAGAGGAGGCAGAGGGGTGGTTTAGAGAGGCAAAAAATAAAGGAGTAGAGCTTGATGCCAGGGCCTATAGTATTGTTATTGAGGCTGTTTGCAAGAAACCTGATTCTGTTGCAGCACTTGGGTTGTTGAGGGAGATGAGAGATAAGGGGTGGGTGCCGCATGAGGTCATATTTACTCGGGTTATTGGGGTTTGTATGAAGCAAGGAAAAATGTTGGAAGCAGTGAAAGTTAAGGGGGAGATGTTGAGTTGTGGGAAGCCAATGAATGTGGTGGTGGCAACGACTTTGATGAAGGGTTATTGCAAGCAAGGTGACTTGGATAGTGCTCTAGAATTGTTCGATAAAATGAATGAGAATGGAATTTGTCCAAACAATGTTACATATGCAGTTATCATTGAATGGTGCTGTAAGAATGGGAATATGGATAAGGCTTATGAGATTTACAACCAAATGAAAGACATGGATATCTCCCCTACTGTCTTCAATGTGAATTCCTTGATTCGGGGATACTTGAAGGCACGGTCACCTGAAGAGGCATCCAAGCTGTTTGATGAGGCAGTTGCATGTGGTATTGCTAATGTCTTCACTTATAATTCTCTTTTATCATGGTTATGCAAGGAGGGTAAGATGAGTGAAGCTTGCAGTATTTGGGAAAAGATGGTGAGAAAAGGTGTCCGACCCTCTGTAGTTTCTTACAACAACATGATACTTGGCCACTGCCAACAAGGCGACATGGATTCAGCAAATGGTGTGTTTGTGGAGATGCTTGAAAAGGGTTTAAAACCTAATCTGATTACATATTCTGTTTTGATGGATGGCTATTTCAAAAAAGGTGACACTGAATATGCCTTTGGCTTGTATGATCGAATGCGAGGTGAAAATATTGCCCCATCAGATTTCACTTGCAATATTATAATCAACGGTCTGTGCAAAGCTGGTCGCACGTCTGAGTCACAGGATAGGTTGAAGAAGTTGGTTCAGGAGGGTTTCATTCCCACCTGCATGACATACAACTGTATTATAGATGGATTTGTAAAGGAGGGCTCTGTCAACTCCGCCTTGGCTGTTTATACAGAGATGTGCAAAATTGGAGTATCTCCAAACGTCTTCACTTACACTAACTTGATTAATGGGTTTTGCAAGAGCAATAATATGGATCTTGCCTTGAAGGTGATGGATGAGATGAAAAACAAGGGTATTGAGCTGGATGTTACCGTATATTGTGCTCTGATTGATGGATTTTGCAGAAAAGGAGACATGGTAAATGCAAGCCAGCTTTTATCTGAACTCCAAGAAGTTGGGTTATCTCCAAATAAAGTAGTCTACAGTTCCATGATAAGTGGCTTCAGGAAGCTCCAGAATATGGAAGCAGCGCTGCATTTGCACAAGAGAATGATAAATGAGGGGATTCCTTGTGATTTACAAATTTACACTACGCTGATTTCTGGATTGCTAAAAGAGG GACAGCTAGAGAACGCACAGAAAATTTTGGAAGATATGGATAGGAAATGTATGGCCCCCACTGTCTTCATATATAATACGCTGATTACCGGACACTTTAAAGAGGGCAATCTACAAGAGGCTTTTAGACTGCATAATGAGATGCTCGACAAAGGTCTTGTTCCTGATGATACTACTTATGATATTCTTGTAAATGGAAAAGTCAAAGATGGAAATCTCTTTTCCGGAGCTTCAAGTGCTTGA
- the LOC133688202 gene encoding pentatricopeptide repeat-containing protein At3g54980, mitochondrial-like isoform X1, with protein MRSPISSSIPHLTLRSIKSPKSLSSQPELPNIPVSETPLSQNPHPNTNFPGKSAPTSQDSFLTQTQYIDTLLNHQNDPQSALSYFTWASQKRGLIKSVDALCVLLHILTKSTETCGKARNLLNRFASDDWGPVPSVVVARLIESSRRLDFESDSRVFNYLLNSYVKTKRINDAVDCFNSLIEKDIVPCLTVMNIFLSELVKNNMIREARDVYNKMASKGVKGDCATISVMIRASMREGKLEEAEGWFREAKNKGVELDARAYSIVIEAVCKKPDSVAALGLLREMRDKGWVPHEVIFTRVIGVCMKQGKMLEAVKVKGEMLSCGKPMNVVVATTLMKGYCKQGDLDSALELFDKMNENGICPNNVTYAVIIEWCCKNGNMDKAYEIYNQMKDMDISPTVFNVNSLIRGYLKARSPEEASKLFDEAVACGIANVFTYNSLLSWLCKEGKMSEACSIWEKMVRKGVRPSVVSYNNMILGHCQQGDMDSANGVFVEMLEKGLKPNLITYSVLMDGYFKKGDTEYAFGLYDRMRGENIAPSDFTCNIIINGLCKAGRTSESQDRLKKLVQEGFIPTCMTYNCIIDGFVKEGSVNSALAVYTEMCKIGVSPNVFTYTNLINGFCKSNNMDLALKVMDEMKNKGIELDVTVYCALIDGFCRKGDMVNASQLLSELQEVGLSPNKVVYSSMISGFRKLQNMEAALHLHKRMINEGIPCDLQIYTTLISGLLKEGKLLFASELYAEMLAKGIMPDLITYSVLIHGLCNKGQLENAQKILEDMDRKCMAPTVFIYNTLITGHFKEGNLQEAFRLHNEMLDKGLVPDDTTYDILVNGKVKDGNLFSGASSA; from the coding sequence aTGAGATCACCAATTTCTTCATCAATCCCTCACCTCACTCTCCGCTCAATCAAAAGCCCAAAATCCCTCTCTTCACAACCTGAACTCCCCAATATCCCCGTCTCAGAAACCCCACTTTCTCAGAATCCCCATCCAAACACCAATTTCCCAGGAAAATCCGCACCAACCTCGCAAGATTCATTTTTGACACAAACCCAATACATAGACACCCTTCTAAACCACCAAAATGATCCGCAATCAGCTCTTAGTTACTTCACTTGGGCTAGTCAAAAGAGAGGGCTTATCAAAAGCGTTGATGCATTATGTGTTTTGCTTCACATTTTGACTAAGTCTACAGAGACTTGTGGAAAGGCTAGGAATCTGCTTAATCGATTCGCTTCGGATGATTGGGGACCCGTGCCTAGTGTTGTTGTTGCTAGGCTAATTGAGAGTTCAAGAAGGTTGGATTTTGAATCTGATTCTCGGGTTTTTAATTACCTGTTGAATAGTTATGTTAAAACTAAGAGGATTAACGATGCTGTTGACTGTTTTAATTCATTGATTGAGAAAGATATAGTTCCTTGTCTTACTgtcatgaatatatttttgagtgAATTAGTTAAGAATAATATGATTCGTGAGGCGCGGGATGTGTATAATAAGATGGCTTCGAAAGGGGTTAAAGGTGACTGTGCCACAATTAGTGTGATGATTCGTGCATCCATGAGAGAAGGAAAATTAGAGGAGGCAGAGGGGTGGTTTAGAGAGGCAAAAAATAAAGGAGTAGAGCTTGATGCCAGGGCCTATAGTATTGTTATTGAGGCTGTTTGCAAGAAACCTGATTCTGTTGCAGCACTTGGGTTGTTGAGGGAGATGAGAGATAAGGGGTGGGTGCCGCATGAGGTCATATTTACTCGGGTTATTGGGGTTTGTATGAAGCAAGGAAAAATGTTGGAAGCAGTGAAAGTTAAGGGGGAGATGTTGAGTTGTGGGAAGCCAATGAATGTGGTGGTGGCAACGACTTTGATGAAGGGTTATTGCAAGCAAGGTGACTTGGATAGTGCTCTAGAATTGTTCGATAAAATGAATGAGAATGGAATTTGTCCAAACAATGTTACATATGCAGTTATCATTGAATGGTGCTGTAAGAATGGGAATATGGATAAGGCTTATGAGATTTACAACCAAATGAAAGACATGGATATCTCCCCTACTGTCTTCAATGTGAATTCCTTGATTCGGGGATACTTGAAGGCACGGTCACCTGAAGAGGCATCCAAGCTGTTTGATGAGGCAGTTGCATGTGGTATTGCTAATGTCTTCACTTATAATTCTCTTTTATCATGGTTATGCAAGGAGGGTAAGATGAGTGAAGCTTGCAGTATTTGGGAAAAGATGGTGAGAAAAGGTGTCCGACCCTCTGTAGTTTCTTACAACAACATGATACTTGGCCACTGCCAACAAGGCGACATGGATTCAGCAAATGGTGTGTTTGTGGAGATGCTTGAAAAGGGTTTAAAACCTAATCTGATTACATATTCTGTTTTGATGGATGGCTATTTCAAAAAAGGTGACACTGAATATGCCTTTGGCTTGTATGATCGAATGCGAGGTGAAAATATTGCCCCATCAGATTTCACTTGCAATATTATAATCAACGGTCTGTGCAAAGCTGGTCGCACGTCTGAGTCACAGGATAGGTTGAAGAAGTTGGTTCAGGAGGGTTTCATTCCCACCTGCATGACATACAACTGTATTATAGATGGATTTGTAAAGGAGGGCTCTGTCAACTCCGCCTTGGCTGTTTATACAGAGATGTGCAAAATTGGAGTATCTCCAAACGTCTTCACTTACACTAACTTGATTAATGGGTTTTGCAAGAGCAATAATATGGATCTTGCCTTGAAGGTGATGGATGAGATGAAAAACAAGGGTATTGAGCTGGATGTTACCGTATATTGTGCTCTGATTGATGGATTTTGCAGAAAAGGAGACATGGTAAATGCAAGCCAGCTTTTATCTGAACTCCAAGAAGTTGGGTTATCTCCAAATAAAGTAGTCTACAGTTCCATGATAAGTGGCTTCAGGAAGCTCCAGAATATGGAAGCAGCGCTGCATTTGCACAAGAGAATGATAAATGAGGGGATTCCTTGTGATTTACAAATTTACACTACGCTGATTTCTGGATTGCTAAAAGAGGGTAAATTACTCTTTGCTTCAGAACTTTATGCAGAGATGCTTGCTAAGGGCATCATGCCTGATTTAATAACTTATAGTGTTCTGATACACGGTCTTTGTAATAAAGGACAGCTAGAGAACGCACAGAAAATTTTGGAAGATATGGATAGGAAATGTATGGCCCCCACTGTCTTCATATATAATACGCTGATTACCGGACACTTTAAAGAGGGCAATCTACAAGAGGCTTTTAGACTGCATAATGAGATGCTCGACAAAGGTCTTGTTCCTGATGATACTACTTATGATATTCTTGTAAATGGAAAAGTCAAAGATGGAAATCTCTTTTCCGGAGCTTCAAGTGCTTGA